The genomic region GAAGGCCAGTTTAAAGACGATAAGCCACAAGGTTATGGCAAAATCTATTATAAGAGTGGTCTTCTACGTTATGAAGGACAATTTGATAAAATGCAGTTTTGCGGTCATGGAACCGAGTATTATGAAAATGGCCATGTAAAATTTGAAGGTACCCAACAAAAGAGCATTCATTTCTTCTATGGAGCCAGACGGTATGTAGAAGGGAAGTTATACTATCCGTCAGGTAAACTACGATATGAAGGTACTTTCACAGGTTTAAAAAACTATGAATTTTATCACGGGGTGGAATATAACGAGGATGGATCAAAAAAGATCTATCTAAATGCTCAAGTATTGACTGAAAAGAGTTCTCTCAAAATTGAAAGGACTGTTATAAACGAATAATGTTTTAGCAAATCCAATCCGTCAGTGTTCTTCTTCCTCGCGTCGTCCGCATTTTTGTTTTGTTTATTATACACGAAATGGGCTTTATGCGAATCTAATAATGTAAGCTTTACAAATCGTTGCTTTTCCACGCACGGGAACACATCGATCATCTATCTGAAAGTTAAGAATTGCCAAGAAACTAGCAGCCAATTGGACTACTATTTCTTGTATAATAGAATTACAGCTAAGAAGGACGGTGAGCAGATATGAACAAAAAACGTTGGGTTAAAATTGGTGTTGGAATCGTTTTCATTCTATTAATTATTAATATTATCGGTAGCTTGTATTTTTATGATTTAGCCATTAAACGTGAAAAGAAAGACTTTCTTCAAGGAAATAAGGATTTAGAAGTATCGGCAGAAGCAATGAATACGTTTTTAAAAGGGGATTGGCGTGAGTGGGTCGTCAATCAAAACTTTGAAGGTATGGAAATTGAGTCCTTTGATGGCTTAAAACTACAAGGCTACTTTTTGGAATCAATAGAACCAACAAACAAAACGGTCATCTTTGCCCATGGTTATTTAGGCCGTGGAAGAGATATGGCTTTATACGGACAATATTATTATGAGGAGCTTGGTTATAATATATTCCTGGCAGATATGCGCGGTCACGGGGAAAGTGAAGGAGATTATATCGGTTTTGGCTGGCATGATCGGCTAGACTACTTAAAATGGATTGATACCATCATTGAAAAGAAGGGAATGGATGTAGAAATTGTTCTTCATGGGCTATCAATGGGCGGAGCTACGATGGCAATGATAAGTGGGGAAGAGCTGCCTTCCAATGTAAAGGCAATTGTTGCTGATAGCCCATACTCAAGCGTTTATGACTTATTTGCATATCAACTCAAACGAATGTATAAATTACCGGAATTTCCTGTTCTGCCAACTACGAGTCTAGTAACGAACATGAAAGCTGGATATTCATTAAAAGAAGCATCTGCGTTAGAACAGGTAAAAAAGGCAGAAGTACCAATTCTATATTTCCATGGAAGCAATGATACTTTCGTCCCAACTCCAATGGCAAATGAGTTATATGAACAAACGAACGGCGAAACAGACATTATGTTCTTCGAAGGTGCAAATCACGGTGAAGCCTTTGCGATTGATAAGGAGAAGTATGTGGAGAAGTTGACGGGATTTTTGAAGAAGTATATAAACTAATGGAAAATGTGACAATGTATATGATGAAATGTGACTAAAAGGCAGTCTTTGACCAAATGACTGCCTTTTATTTATACTAATAAATAAGATTTTATGGTTATTTCTGTTATGTTCTAAGATATTTAGAACATATAAGTTAGGAGAGTTATGTATATGGAAGCAGATCATAAACTAATTGTTAATTCCGATAACAGTAACTTGTTAAACGAGTTAATCAATTCCATAAGGGGATGTAAGCGCTTTTATTTTAGTGTAGCTTTTATTAATTATAGTGGATTACAACTTTTGTTAGATTCTCTTAAAGAAGCACAAGATAGGGGTGTACCTGGAAAAGTCCTTACTTCTACATATCTTAATTTTACAGAAGTAAAAGCGTTAGAAAAGATTCGAGAATTTTCTAATGTCGAGTTAAAGGTGTTTAGTGATATTACTGAAAAAGGTTTTCATACAAAAGTTTATTTATTTGAATATCAACATACATATAAAGTAATAATAGGCTCTTCGAACATAACGCAAAATGCTTTAAAAAGTAATATAGAGTGGAATGCCGAAATTATATCAAAAGAGGATAATCCTTTTATTCAAAAAGTACTTAAAGAATATAAACACCTTTGGAACATAAGTCATGATGCAACAGAAGAATTTATTAAGAAATATGAATTATTTTTAGATAGGTTTAAAGATAGAAAACCTACTAGTGGGTTGATCTTCGAGCATGGAGAATATATTGTACCAAATCGAATGCAGCGAAGGGCAATAGAAAATCTGGAACGTCTTCGGAGCTATGGTGAGACAAAAGCTTTAGTTGTAGCTGCCACAGGAACAGGAAAAACATATATGTCCGCATTTGATGTAAGTGAATTTAAGCCTAAAAGACTCCTTTTTATTGTTCATCGAGAGGAAATTCTTAAGAAAGCAAAAGAAACATTTGAAACACTTCTACCAAACAGTAAGTTAAGTTTTGGCCTCTTAACTGGTAATTCGAAAGATAAAAATGCAGATTATGTATTCGCAACAGTACAAACGATATCTAAATATTATAAAGAGTACAGCCGTGATCACTTTGATTATATAATTATTGATGAGGCACACCATGCTACAAGCCTGAGTTATCAAACAGTTATGGATTACTTTGCGCCCCAATTCATGTTAGGTATGACTGCTACACCTGAAAGAAGTGACAACGATAATGTATTTGATGTATTTGATAATAATGTAGCTATTGAAGTTCGCTTGCATGAGGCGCTGGAGGATGACCTTGTTATACCTTTTCATTATTTTGGGATCACCGACATTGATGGTATTGATTTAAGTGATGTTGATATTGATAATATTGCTGAAGTAACAAAGAGATTAAAAGTACATGAGCGCGTAGATTTCATAATTGAAAAGATGGAATTTTACGGATATGACGGTAAAAAACGTAAGTGCCTTGGATTTTGTGCTAGCATTGAACATGCTCAATTTATGGCTGAACAATTTAACAAAAGAGGTTATAAAAGCATTTGTTTACACGGTGGACATACAGTTGAAGAACGGACTAAATATATACACCAATTAGAAGATGATGGTAATGATTTGGAGGTTATTTTTACAGTTGATATCTTTAATGAGGGCGTAGATATCCCTTCCATTAATTCAGTTTTAATGCTTAGACCAACCAATTCTCCAATAGTTTTTATACAACAATTAGGTCGTGGACTTCGAAAATATGGAAAGAAAGAGTTCCTAACTGTTATAGATTTTATAGGTAATCATAGTAAAGCCTTTTTAATTGCAATAGCTTTAAATGGAAGTCGTTACTATGATAAAGAGAGTATAAAGGTAGCTATTGCAACAGACTTCGCTAATATCCCGGGGGCGACCCACATACAGATAGATGAAATCTCAAGGGAACGTATATTAGAACAAATTGATAGGGAGAACTTTAACTCCATGAAGTATCTGAAAGAAGAATACTTTGAATTTAAGAAGCAGAACAGGGGTAAGATTCCTTTATTTTTACTAGATTTTTTAAAATTTGATGGTTCCCCAGACCCTACAAAATTTATCGATAAAGAAAAAACATATTTACAGTTTGTGGCTAAAGCAGAAAAGAATCAAGACTTAAAAGTGTTGCTAGGTGATGATATATTTGAGAGCATATTGAAAGAGTTATCAAGTAAACTACCTTTGAAAAGAATTTATGAATTTGTCATCCTGAAGAGTTTATTAAACCAAAATGAAATAAATGTAGAACAAGCTAAGTACGAAATAATGAAATATATAAACGAAGTAGATAAAGATAGTGTATATCATGCCTTTGAGTACTTAAACCAAAATTATTATGATAAGGTTCAAAAAAAGACAAAAGAGAAGCTTCTTCATTTTAATGGAGATCGAGCTATAAAGACGGTTAACTTTACGAAAGTTTTAGAAAAAGAAGACTATAAAAAGTTTATCAAAGACATCTTAGATTATGGCATATTCCGTTACATTAAAGAATACGGTCACAATTATTATGGTGTTCCTCATTTTAAACTTTATGAACAGTACCAAATGATTGATGCTGCTTTACTATCAAATTATAGAAAAACACATACTGCATTTAGAGGATCGGGCTTATTAACGAACGAGACTGAGTATTTTCTTTACATTGATTTACATAAAGAAGATACTATTAAAGATAGTTTAAAATACAAAGATGAGTTTATCGACCGCCAATACTTTCAATGGCAAACTCCTAACAGTACTACTCAAGCATCTGAAAGAGGAAAAAATATTATCTATAATCGTGATAGGGGAATTAATTTACACCTTTTTGTACGGAAATATAAGGAGATTGATGGAAAAGTGGAACCTTATATTTATATTGGGAAAGGGAACACTGTTGAGTTTGAAGGTGAAAAACCAATTACGGTAAAACTGAAATTAGAGAATGAATTGCCAGAAAACCTATATACAGAACTAACAAAAAAAGTATAGACTTCTCATAGAGAAGTCTATTCGTTCATCAATAATTCAACAGCAGGAATATCAGCCGGTGCCCATTTTAAAGAGGAAAGGTTCTCTCTTTTTAGCCAAATAAGTTTAGAATGTTCGGTAGGCACTGGATCACCATTGACAATACGTGCTTTAATAGCTATTAAATGAATAATAAAAGTATCGTATTCGTGGGTGTGTTCGTTATGTAAATCACAAGTATCAATTTCGCAATGAAGTTCCTCTTTAATTTCCCGTCTTAAAGCAGTATAAATATCTTCATTTTGTTCAACTTTACCTCCTGGAAACTCCCACAGGTTAGGGATGGACATTTTAGGAGAACGGAGGGCACACAATATTTCATCTCGATCATTTTCAATAATAGCGGCTACAACGTTTACTTTCTTTTTCATATATTCTACCTACCTTTAATTTTACTGATATAAAATAGAATAACATTAATTTAAAGTAAATTATAAGGAAATTGATTGAGTAATCAACATTGGGTTATTTTTTTAATCAATAAACCGGCCTACTATTTAGCTATGATCGCTATAAGTATTAGCGAAATCAAATGTCGGAGAGAGAAGTAGAATAAATGATAAACTCCCTCAACATATTTGGTGAGGGAGTTTTAAATATTGGATATGAGAAATTATTGTGCAGTATATCCTCCGTCAATGACAAGTTCAGAACCAGTTGCGAAAGTGGATTCATCTGATGCCAGAAATAAAGCACCATATGCTATTTCTTTCGCCTCACCTAGACGACCGACTGGATGTAAGGCTGCAATAGGTGCTGGATCTTCAATAGCTCCTGCGACCATTGGTGTATCAATATATCCTGGGTGAATACTGTTTACACGAATGTTATATCCTTGACTTGCGCAGTGTAATGCCACTGACTTAGTTAGCAGCTTTACAGCACCTTTACTAGCATTGTAGGTAGGTGCCGCGCCTTCACCAACTAATCCTAAAATGGACGAAAAGTTAATGATTGAACTCTTTTCTTTATTATTTTTCATAGCTAATACGGCATGTTTCGTACCTAAGAAAACAGACTCTACATTAATCTGTTGCACTTTTCTCCAATGCTCTAAAGTTTCTTCCTCAATATTTGTTAATACACCAATACCAGCATTGTTCGCCAACACATGTAAGGAGCCGTATGTATCTTGAACTTCTTGGATGGTAGATTTCCATTCATCTTCAACAGTTACATCTTGTTTAATGAAAATAGCTTCACCGCCACTTTCCTTTATCTCTGCCACAACTTCTTCTCCTGCTTGCACATTAATATCCGTTACCGCCACTTTCGATCCTTCTTGTGCAAATAACTTAGCCATTTCTTTCCCTATTCCTGATGCACCACCAGTAATGAGTGAAACTTTGTTTTCCAAACGACCCATTTTAGTCATCTCCCTATTATTTTATAAGGTTTTTAATATAGTAAAAACGTAGCTGTACCTTTTTAAAAAAATTATATGTACAAGCATTGGAATTATGTGTAATCTATCTAGTTTTCATAGAAAACTTTAATATTTTTAAAAATTATTACTTTTTGATGAAAACGCATCCACCTTCAATTGTTTGAGAAATCCCTGCCGGAGTATGGTATTGTAATTATTGTATAATTTTTCGTTAGATTAGTAGTCTAGAAAAAACTAGGTCATATATAAAAGAATCGAAAGGAACGATTTTTGTGAATCAAGTATTAGAACCTGTTTATAGTCCTTGTCACGGATCCGTAAAAGAGGTTATTGTTAAACCTAATTCTTACGTCTATGAGTGGGAAACGTTATGCTTCATAGAAACGGAGGATGGACGGAAAGAGGAAGTCTCTATTGGTATTAGTGGTATTGTAACTTCAGTTGAAGTGGAAAGAGGTCAAGAAGTTACACCAAGCACAAAAATTACCGTTATCCAAGACGATCTTGAAATAACCGGTAGTGATTAATGTTATCTATAAAAGCATGTTAAAATGCCACTCAATTTCTGGGTGGCATTTTTTTATGGCCGATTGTTGTAAACATCCCAAAACTTTCCATTATTAAAGAACTCCCAATCCTTCTTTTTGGCTTTTATCTACATTCATTGGGATATCATATATATTGAAAGTAGGGGCGAAATACAAGATAGAGAAATAGAAACAATCCACTGAAAAGGAGATTGCTTCTATTTCTTTCGTTTTTCTTTATACTTCCGATTTGTAGAAGAAGGAATGTTTAATTGTTCACGATATTTCGCAACCGTTCGGCGGGATATAATAATATTCTTGCTATTTATATGGTTTGCTAGTTGTTGGTCTGAAAGTGGTTTTGCGGGATCCTCACTTTTAATGAGCTCTTTCATCATCTGCTTAATGTTATGGGAAGATGTTATGTTCCCATTGTTCAAGGAAATAGCGGAAGGGAAGAAGTGTTTTAATGGATACACCCCGAAAGGTGTTTGGACATATTTATGTTTCGTTGCTCGACTAATGGTCGAAATGTGTACATCGCATTGCTCAGCAATATCCTTTAATGTTAACGGGCGTAAACTGGCATTCCCCTTTAAAAAGAAGTCCAATTGATGATGTACAATCGCTTTCGTTACGTTTAATAAAATTGCACTTCTTTGTTCAATATTTTTACGTAACCATAAAAACTTTTTATATTTATCTTTTAGAAATTGGTTCGCTTTGTTGTCCGTTACATTATGTAACATTGTTTCATAGTCTGAGGATAAACTTATTTTCGGTAACGAGCGATCATTTATTTCAACCGTAACATTCCCATTTTCAACTCGAATATATAAATCGGGAATAATATAATTCGTTTTCGAAGTACTGTTAAATTGCGAACCAGGTTTCGGGTTTAATGATTGAATAATGGTCAATATATTTCGTATTTCGGTTTCATCAATATCCAGTTTCGTAGCAATAGCTCCCCACTTTGATAGAGATAAATCTTCTAGATGATCGGCAACAACTTTTTTTGCTATTTCATTCTGTGGGTAATAATGTTCCAACTGTAATAATAAGCATTGTTGAAGGCTTGTTGCTCCTACGCCAACTGGTTCTAACCCTTGCACAAGATGAAGAGCGCTCTTCACTTCAAATTCAGTTACCCCAAGGTGTTGAGCTGTTTCTCGAACCTCCTCTTCGTAGTAACCGCTTTCATTTAAAGTTGTAATAATATAGTGAACAATAAATTTTTCTTTATTAGTCAAGCGGAGAAAAGTGA from Salirhabdus salicampi harbors:
- the rpoN gene encoding RNA polymerase factor sigma-54, giving the protein MKLSLTKEQKMGLNMTPEMKQGLSILQYSSIELASFIQNESLENPFIEIEETTYPDYFSDVRRRPTARTNDSSTTSPLEFISDERNTLYNDLLEQLTFLRLTNKEKFIVHYIITTLNESGYYEEEVRETAQHLGVTEFEVKSALHLVQGLEPVGVGATSLQQCLLLQLEHYYPQNEIAKKVVADHLEDLSLSKWGAIATKLDIDETEIRNILTIIQSLNPKPGSQFNSTSKTNYIIPDLYIRVENGNVTVEINDRSLPKISLSSDYETMLHNVTDNKANQFLKDKYKKFLWLRKNIEQRSAILLNVTKAIVHHQLDFFLKGNASLRPLTLKDIAEQCDVHISTISRATKHKYVQTPFGVYPLKHFFPSAISLNNGNITSSHNIKQMMKELIKSEDPAKPLSDQQLANHINSKNIIISRRTVAKYREQLNIPSSTNRKYKEKRKK
- a CDS encoding (deoxy)nucleoside triphosphate pyrophosphohydrolase, translated to MKKKVNVVAAIIENDRDEILCALRSPKMSIPNLWEFPGGKVEQNEDIYTALRREIKEELHCEIDTCDLHNEHTHEYDTFIIHLIAIKARIVNGDPVPTEHSKLIWLKRENLSSLKWAPADIPAVELLMNE
- a CDS encoding DEAD/DEAH box helicase; its protein translation is MEADHKLIVNSDNSNLLNELINSIRGCKRFYFSVAFINYSGLQLLLDSLKEAQDRGVPGKVLTSTYLNFTEVKALEKIREFSNVELKVFSDITEKGFHTKVYLFEYQHTYKVIIGSSNITQNALKSNIEWNAEIISKEDNPFIQKVLKEYKHLWNISHDATEEFIKKYELFLDRFKDRKPTSGLIFEHGEYIVPNRMQRRAIENLERLRSYGETKALVVAATGTGKTYMSAFDVSEFKPKRLLFIVHREEILKKAKETFETLLPNSKLSFGLLTGNSKDKNADYVFATVQTISKYYKEYSRDHFDYIIIDEAHHATSLSYQTVMDYFAPQFMLGMTATPERSDNDNVFDVFDNNVAIEVRLHEALEDDLVIPFHYFGITDIDGIDLSDVDIDNIAEVTKRLKVHERVDFIIEKMEFYGYDGKKRKCLGFCASIEHAQFMAEQFNKRGYKSICLHGGHTVEERTKYIHQLEDDGNDLEVIFTVDIFNEGVDIPSINSVLMLRPTNSPIVFIQQLGRGLRKYGKKEFLTVIDFIGNHSKAFLIAIALNGSRYYDKESIKVAIATDFANIPGATHIQIDEISRERILEQIDRENFNSMKYLKEEYFEFKKQNRGKIPLFLLDFLKFDGSPDPTKFIDKEKTYLQFVAKAEKNQDLKVLLGDDIFESILKELSSKLPLKRIYEFVILKSLLNQNEINVEQAKYEIMKYINEVDKDSVYHAFEYLNQNYYDKVQKKTKEKLLHFNGDRAIKTVNFTKVLEKEDYKKFIKDILDYGIFRYIKEYGHNYYGVPHFKLYEQYQMIDAALLSNYRKTHTAFRGSGLLTNETEYFLYIDLHKEDTIKDSLKYKDEFIDRQYFQWQTPNSTTQASERGKNIIYNRDRGINLHLFVRKYKEIDGKVEPYIYIGKGNTVEFEGEKPITVKLKLENELPENLYTELTKKV
- a CDS encoding biotin/lipoyl-containing protein; this encodes MNQVLEPVYSPCHGSVKEVIVKPNSYVYEWETLCFIETEDGRKEEVSIGISGIVTSVEVERGQEVTPSTKITVIQDDLEITGSD
- a CDS encoding toxin-antitoxin system YwqK family antitoxin, with the protein product MKKDGLQKEKEYYNNDQLKYVGAWQNGQKNGYGRGYWEDGTLWYEGQFKDDKPQGYGKIYYKSGLLRYEGQFDKMQFCGHGTEYYENGHVKFEGTQQKSIHFFYGARRYVEGKLYYPSGKLRYEGTFTGLKNYEFYHGVEYNEDGSKKIYLNAQVLTEKSSLKIERTVINE
- a CDS encoding alpha/beta hydrolase — its product is MNKKRWVKIGVGIVFILLIINIIGSLYFYDLAIKREKKDFLQGNKDLEVSAEAMNTFLKGDWREWVVNQNFEGMEIESFDGLKLQGYFLESIEPTNKTVIFAHGYLGRGRDMALYGQYYYEELGYNIFLADMRGHGESEGDYIGFGWHDRLDYLKWIDTIIEKKGMDVEIVLHGLSMGGATMAMISGEELPSNVKAIVADSPYSSVYDLFAYQLKRMYKLPEFPVLPTTSLVTNMKAGYSLKEASALEQVKKAEVPILYFHGSNDTFVPTPMANELYEQTNGETDIMFFEGANHGEAFAIDKEKYVEKLTGFLKKYIN
- a CDS encoding glucose 1-dehydrogenase; this encodes MGRLENKVSLITGGASGIGKEMAKLFAQEGSKVAVTDINVQAGEEVVAEIKESGGEAIFIKQDVTVEDEWKSTIQEVQDTYGSLHVLANNAGIGVLTNIEEETLEHWRKVQQINVESVFLGTKHAVLAMKNNKEKSSIINFSSILGLVGEGAAPTYNASKGAVKLLTKSVALHCASQGYNIRVNSIHPGYIDTPMVAGAIEDPAPIAALHPVGRLGEAKEIAYGALFLASDESTFATGSELVIDGGYTAQ